Below is a window of Humulus lupulus chromosome 2, drHumLupu1.1, whole genome shotgun sequence DNA.
ctctatggcattaatgtgggaccgaccctaaggtcgaagaacttataagcgcttgcctggtctacgaccagatgtctatagccaaggtatatgaccccggtgaccgtttgtcacatggctaggggacgttgtccatagcttcgactctagagtcgagaggaaggtcatgttggtgaccaatcaccatgcacctgtcctgatcaaacttatgaaagaaccactcgtcagttaagccctggtgaccctatcgtcacatggctagaggaggatgtgctcattattgtgactattggctattgtcacctatttgtttggactgatagtcctgaatggttattatgatcgttgttgatattatatcatgctttattgtgttttcttgctgggccttggctcatgggtgctttgtggtgcaggtaaagggaaagagaatctcacccaaccctgagtggagagcttgggcgatgttgtgtacatacagggccgcttgatctccatggtcaaggagttctcagagggactaggggtttaccctatttttgccgcttaggccggcggggactgtaaatttgaaacaatagtgactcttttgtattacgaactacttgtaaacattttgaatggctcatgagcagtttatttacttaatgaagtatatcatttcctttttactggtttttcaccttaacctgataataacacttagatcacgtttttaaccaaaggacttgggtagcgagtcaaatttccggtttactgttcaccgtaactgttctggggtaaccagggcgttacattacctGAACGTACACCGAACGTACACTTGGTTGGGTTCAACTTCATTCCATTCTGTTGTAGAACCTTGAATGATTGTCGGAGGTGATTAACATGATCTTCAGCCCTGAGAGATTTGacgagcatgtcgtcaatgtaAACCTCCATTGACTTTCCAAGGTATTCAGTGAATATCTTGTTTAcgagcctttgataagtagcccCTGCATTTTTTAgcccaaagggcattactttgtaaaaGTAGGTTCCCCGTTCAGTAATGAAAGAAGTTTTctcttgatcttctgggtgcattagaatctgattgtagcctgaaaaCGCGTCCATAAAGCTCAACAATTCATGCCCAGCCGTAGCATCTACCATCATGTCGATGTGTGGTAAAGGGAATGAGTCTTTTGGACAGGCTTTATTTAAGTCTATAAAATCGATGCACACTCACCATTTTCCATTCTTTTTTGGGACTACAACGATATTAGCCAACCACTGTGGGTAGTGGACTTCACGAACAAAACCAATGTCAAGCAACTTCTGAATTTCTTCATTTATAATTCGGTTTCTCTCGGGAGCAAactttcttcttttttgtttcacTGGAAGATAGTCTGGATCTACATTTAGCTTATGGGTAATAACATCTGCACTGACTCCGATCATGTCTGCATGAGACCACGCAAATTGATCATGGTGGGCCACAAGAAAATCAAGGAGCTTCTTTCTAATTTCTGGTTGTAACCTTGAACCAATTTGCACCTTGTGGTCAGGGTAGTCTGGGTGGATTGgaatttcttctatttcttcaACTGACGGATGCTCAGCCTCCGATCCCGGTCGAGGCTGCTCTAATTGCTATAAAGTGGCTTTGCCGGGTTTGAGAGCTTGCCTGTAGCAATCTCGTGATGTCTTTTGTTCTCCTTTGATTTCCTGTACACCCCATTTGGTTGGGAAACGAATTATCTGGTGATAAGTAGATGGCACAGCTCTCATGTCGTGTATCCATGGTCTTCCCAGAATAATATTATAAGCAGAAGGGCATTCGAGTACGAGGAACTTTACACAAATGTTCACCCCTTCAGCGTAGACTGGAAGATCAATCTCTCCAATCGAACTCTTGTGCTCTCCACTGAATCCAACAAGCATTGTGGAACACCTGGTAATATTTGACTCATCAATACCCATCCCTTGCAATGCATTCAGGAAGAGGATATTTGTGGAACTTCCATTGTCGATTAGCACCCTTTTGACAAGGCAATTGGCGACATTAATTGAGATCACTAAAGCATCATGATGGGGGTTCAACAGATCTGTAGCTTCTGTGCTGGTAAAACTTATCACCAAGTTTGGGTCAATATTTGTGTTGGTAGAGTGTAAAACTTCCCCACTTGTCGTCGAACGTGCATGTCTTTTTGCAGCAGAATATGTTATACCACTTACCTCAGATCCTCCTGTAATGCAATTCACCACCTTTTTGGTTGGTGGTCTATCGGGGGTAGGGCTCTTCTGAGACCTTGGCTCCCGATTCTTTTTTCCTTCTATTGTCAATCTTCCTTTTTCTGATAGATAATTAGTCAGGTGTCCACGCTTCAACAATTCGTTGACCTCTAGTCGGAGTGCTATGCATTCATCAGTAAGATGCCCATGGTCAGAGTGGAATTCACACCACTTACTCCTATCCCACTTATCTGTTGGAGCCTTCATCTTTTCTGGCCAACGCACTGTACTTCCCATTCCTTTCATTACTGAGACTACCTCTTGAGGAGGTACAAAAAAGGTGTACTCAGGAAGTTTAAGCTTAAGCTTTTCTCCCATTCGTTGGCTTGAGCGATCCATAGATCTTTGGTTGTCTCTCCTGGATGAATACTTGCTCGGAAGTGGGTAAGGATCTATTCAGCTTTCGCTGCTTCTCCTTTCGGTCCTCGCGGTTCTTTTAGAGTCCCTCTGCTCGTAGCAAGGGGGTGAGTGAACACGATTATCATCTTCTTCATAGCGAATTTGTGCCCATGCTTTTGCAAGTACATCATACATGGTTTTGCATGGGTATTTCGTCAATTCCTTGTAAAGGTTTGATCCAAGACTCAAGCCTCTACGAAAAGCGGACGTAGCAGTTGCCTCATTGCAATTTGGAATGGCCACCTTCTCTTTATTGAATTTGCCCACAAATTCGCATAAAGACTCTCCTTTTCGCTGTATAACCCGATAGAGGTCATCTGACTGTTTCTCTAGCTTGCGACTACTGGCGAATTGCTCAATAAAACTATCTGTCAATTGAGCAAAGGAGGATATGGTGTTGTTGGGTATATTTATATACCATTGAAGTGCAGGTCCCACCAAGCTTGATCCAAAACCTTTGCACATGCAAGCCTCACGTAAGTCTCGAGGTATAGCAACAACCAACATGCGTTGCTTGTACTGAGCCACATGGTCGTCTGGATCAGTGGTACCGTCGTACATCTTCATTATTGGAAAGCTTAATTTCCTGGGCATCTTGACCAAGGCTATAGCATCCACGAATGGTGAATCTGCAAAGCTATTAGCGGCACTTTTCTTTATAGGCGTTGGCAACCCAGGAATCCGTTGGATCATGGACTCTAGCTCGGAAAACCTCTTCATTATTTCTGGGTCCACAGAATCTGGTGTCGCACCTAGGCCCTTGTCAGCTAAGTGGCATGGTATCAAGTTGTCTTGTTTATTAGTAGCATCTGTGGAGATGAGTCCTTCTTGGTTGGTCGTTGTTACCCCATTCAGGTTTGACGTCATGTTCCTCAGGAGGTTCTGTGTTATCGGAAGGCTCTATTGCCTGAACAGTAGTAATTGTGCGCTTGGGCAGGCCATTGTTTCCATCCTAGGGGTGTATGATGGTCCCTGAGCCATTTACGCGATGTTCTCCCATATCAGACCTGTGTGTTGTCAAACAAACGGATAGGTTCTATCCCTCGCCCGGAGGCTTGTGCGTCCAGTGGTGGAGTAGTGTTTTCCCTTTGGAGAACCTCTACTATTCCTTGGAGATCAACATTCTCTTGGCGAATAGAAGTGTTCTCGGCTTCCAACTCCTTCAATCTTTCATTCGCAATTTTGGACTGATTAAGCAAAGCATCATATTGCGCCTGTAGATCTTGAGCACTGGTATCACGGGGTGTCTCCATCGATACTTTTCGCAAAGTGTTGAGCAACGAAAAGGTGTTAATTACTGTCGGGGCCCCATGGTGGGTGCCAAACTGTTGAGGGTAAAAAAGTGACGGAACCGCCAACAGCCGTGAGTAACCTTTTCGCGTTGGCTGTGGAGACAATAGACGGTAGTTTGGGCGGTGAGTGAGTGAGGAGTTTGGGATTGAGCTTGAGTTTAGGGTGTATTCTCTGTTCCGAGTTTCGGTCCCCCTCAAGTTGCCTACGTACCCTTATATAAAGGATCAAACCCCATCGTAGTTCAGTTGGAGGGTAGAATAGTCATTCCGTTCTATGATTCAAATGTGTTCACCTATCGTTGTGGGTTGTACGCCCACTTTCCCGGGGATCACGATCCACGACCTAGAATAGTGGAAATAGTTGCAACCGCCTTGGAGTAGTGTAGTCCACGAGTCGTGTGCATAACCGTTATGAGGCTAGACTTAGTCTTAATGGGCTGTCCAGCCCACTTTCGTGAGCTGACCACGTAATCTGAATAAGTCCTCATGCATTTGGGCTTACCACCCCTTGGACCATATTGCAGGCCTAAGTATGTCTAAAGAATTGTTGTGGGTTGTGCAGCCCATAATCAAGTGGGCTTGTATGGTTGGTTGTACAGACCATATATATTGCAATTTAACTAAGGCATATTCTATAATTTGGGCCATTGGGTTCTCTTATGCAGTCCACGAAGGGAGTGACTTGTACAGACTACCTAGTGTTCATCATCCATAGTTTATGGGTTCACTGAATTGGGTCGAGATCCAATTGGGATTTTTGCCCGTACAATACCCATGTTGCTAAAGGAGACAAATTCAATCTTAGTCAGTGTCCTAAAAGTAAccttgaaattcaagaaatgcgaaaGATTCCTTATGCATCAactgttgggagtctaatgtattgTCAAGTATGTACACGTCCATATATTGCATGCGTACATTGTTAGGATGTTAGGCAGATATTTAAGCAACCCTGGTATGGACCATTGGATAGCAGCCAAAAgggttatgaggtatcttcaaAGAACAAAAGATTACATGCTCACATATAGGAAATCAGATCATTTGGAGGTCATAGGGTATTCAAATTCTGATTTTTCTAGATGCCAAGATAGCAGAAAGTCTACATCAGGCTATATTTACCTGTTAGCTGGAGGAGCTATATCctggaaaagtgtcaaacagaCACTTGTAGCTTCTTCCACCATGGCAGCAAAATTTGTAGCATGCCATGAGGCATCAAATCATGGAATATGGCTGCGAAACTTTGTCACTGGGCTATGCATTTTGGAGAATGTAGAAAGACCACTCaagttattttgtgacaataattCAGCAGTGTTGTATTCCAACAACAATAAGAGCTCATCCAAGTCAAAGCATATTGACATAAAGTTCCTAGTTGTGAAAGAAAGAGTGCAGAGTGGACAGATATCCATAGAACACATTGGGACAAACTCCATGATAGCGGATCCGCTCACAGAGGGATTGccacccaaggtctttcatgagcaCACTACTCATATGGGTGTTGTATTGTTTATGGATATCATGATTTAGTGGAAGTTTGTATGTTATTTGCTTTATATTTGTTTTAGACATTtatgtatttaattattttctgaTCAGAATGAAGTATTCAGTTTATTCACTCTGTTTTGTCATGTTTGATTATGACCTCACTAAAGTTTAAGTAGGATCAGTTGGAAATAGACATGTTTGGTTCACATTGCATGTAATTTACATGCTACACATCCATGATTGATGTATGTCATTTGACTGTATTTGtatatgtgaccattgatgggtTTAGTCATGATGAATATGACAAAGACCGCTTTGATCTTATATGGATATGGTTGATGGACAAGATTGTTAAAGAATACCTTTataaatagaaaattttgagCTCATAAGGTTATACATTTATAAGAAAACATATATTgcccaagtgggagattgttggattaaaaatcctattatgggcacatatgtattaatgtatgatgctattataaagtttgatacaaaataaagtgaccaattatgttataagTATCATAGGGTATTAAAATGTCATGGAAATAATGTGTAGATACCATAAgttgtatttataatttgatgaggggccaaattataaatacccaaaattgatttaataatcagtTTTTTAATAAATAGGCAATGGTCCCCAAGAAACGTATTCTTTCGTATTCTTTCCTTCCCCATTACAGAGAAATACACAGAGAGAAACTGATTTCTTGGAAGACCAAAACATTTTGGACTATCTCCACCAATGGCTTCAGGTTAATGCTTCCGCTCTTgtattcatcttcttctttaatttagcaaaggttttatagaaacatgttttagggttTATCATTTATGCACTTCTAGTAACATGATTAAGATCTGAGAAATTATGTTGAATACTAATGTTTATGTGTGTTGCTTAAGTGTATTTTAATAATCCTAACAAGTTGTGCCTGCTTCTCTTTCATCACTTGCAGACAAGTTTAGCATACTAAAGGGCTGCTGTCGGATTTTGTTACAGGTTGTTTTGGAATCTGGATTTTTCTCTATGATTTATATAATTTTCTTGACAATGTGAACATACGAAAGGTGACATGACTTTAATAGCACGGCATGTGAAATCATCTTATACTTCATTGTTTTAGTGGCTAGTGCAGCACATATTAGCTCTTATTGTGCAACATATGAAGTGAAAAtctattatttttattgtttttctgtCCAGGTACACTATGAGTTAGTTTTGGAAGCAGATCCCTCTGTAATAAAGGAAGCTGCTTCATTGTTACAGATGAGCATGGAGAATGCTACTTCGCTTCTTGGTATATGTTTAGTGTCTTGGATAAATGGTTTCCATCTTGTGGACATGTATTAACAATTTATCTCAAATGTCTGCTTTTCAGTACCTTTGCATGTCAAACTGAAAATTGGAAGAAAATGGGGTTCCATGGAACCTTTCCAGGAAGATAAGTTGTGAGATAAAACTCTTCTCCCCGATTTCAAAATTTGACTGGAAGAAACAAATGTTTCATAATGTTGGTGAGATGATTTATGGCAGTTTTCCCAGTTTATGAATGGTCTTGTTTTTTAACTTCAATTTTATTGGTCTATTTTGGGCTTTAATATTCAACTACCCTGACGAAAGTATAGTTTCACACCCAGGGAATTCATTTCAAATTGCTAAAAGCAGCTGAGGAGAAGGATTTCTGCAGCATCTTACTGCAGATTTTGCTTCTATCATGAACCAACATTGGAGCATGGATACCATCATAAAGTTCAAAAGGGATTGGTAGACATGTGTACAGACCTCCATGGAAGAGTGCAGCTCAGAAGTTTTTCATTTAGATAAAGCAACATCTCACGGGCGTTCCACTGACCTTGAAACATTTGGTTCGGGTGTACAGAGACTGTCAAGCTGACCCTGATTGAACTCTTCAAGGTGAGTGAAGTTCTGAAAAATGATCCTTGAGTTTGTCCAGTCACTCACTGGGGCTGTTGGCTCAAACGTCGGGACCATCCTATTGGAAGCCGAGTTACTCGTGTAAGGATGGAAGAAAAGACGGCAATGACATTTCATTTGATTCGAGTTTGACTCTAAATGCAGCTGCACTTTCATAGCACATCCTATTGCCGAGGTCATTTGATGATTACTTCTTTCTCTCTTTTAATATAAGCTGTCCATTACGAACGCCAAAACAAGAGATCTCATAGCTAATAAACTGGTTGCAATCCAATTTGGTTAGCACGACTTCACTTTATTCTTTAGTCCTCAGTGACATGAAATATGACCAAGTGGTTAATTGTCCTTTATtcagttatttatttattcttttttaattaaCAACCGTGATTGACTTCAGCCACTTTTCTAATGTATTGTAATTTTATGGATTTAATTGTAAAAATTACAATTTACAGGccaggttttttttttaattttttgaggAAATTGTATCGTATCCCTAgtgaattttgaaaaaaaaaattcatttacacattattttatttagattttttaaGATATAACTTTGGACCATAATTAATGGCAACATAAGCAATTTTAGCGATATAATTTTATATGAGGAGTGTTAAGGAAACTTTATTTTAGACTCTTGTTTACACTCATTCATCCATGGATAACATGtgcatattatttaattttttatattttgatattttttcaaattatgaGTGTAATCTACGAGAGAACAAAAGATAGTGTAATATATAGTATATTTAGCATTTCTCATTTTATATTCTTGAACGTCTCTAGTTAAGAAGTTTATGGTATCATTAATGATTTTTGATACaaaacatttattattattactactcAAAACAAAACTGATCATTTTCTGAGTACAAACAAGTGGCACCAAAAATTCCAACCTTAGCACTCAAAACAGTTCCCCAATACTTTGACCATATTACATGGGTGCATATTACCTAGCTTAGTGTAGAAAAGCCTTGTTACTACGCTGAGGAACCTTTTTGAAAATTGCCCAAATGAGGTCGAAGTAGAGAGACAGCTGAGCGAAAGCGAAATAAGTAATAGGGAAGCACAAAGCTGCGTACAAAGGAAAGGCCACATACCTTAGTTTATGCGTAAGAATAAAGATATGTCCGTCGCAGAACGAAACCAACATGGAAGCTATGGAAGCAAAGAGCGAGGTCAAGCCAAAAAGAAGCTTTCGAGGCAAGTCCATGGCGAAATCTTTCTCGTCGTAGCGAGAGGTGAGGATCGAGAGGAAGAAGACGAGGGCCGTGATTGAGAAGCAGAGAGCGAGCAACGAGGAGATGGAGAAGGTGTCAAAAGCGAAGTTTCCTATCAGGAGGGGTATGCCGGTTTCTTGATTGACTCCGCCGGGTATGGTTGTGGAAGTTGTGAATGCGACTGTGGCGATGAGCGCCGCCACGAGGGAGCAGGACTCGGAGGTCTTGGTTAGCCATTTACCACCTTCTTTGATGAGCTCTTTGTGTGTGGTGATGAAGACTTCTTTAGGGGCCTCGTGCTTCATGTTGTAGCGTGGGAAGAACTGCGGTGGCATTGAGTGTTTGACAAACTGCATGCATGCATCAAATTTTATCATTTTATAATTTGTCACAACAAAATttgtaataaaaaaatatcattatataATTTTGTCATggtagaaatattaattaatcacaaaaattataatttgttaCGACTCAATATAACAACTTGTTGTCactaaattttaatttagttacaagtaatttttatgttattaaatgtaaTAACAAAAAACTATCACCAGAGCTATTGGTACTTGTTACATATATAAACTGTTCATGTTGTCGAGTAAAAATGACACTAGTCCCTCATGTGTTGTTCCATTATATTCTTGAACATTGATAGTTTACTTTTAGTTTTTAGATAAGTTATTATAAACGCTATCTATTATAATATTGGCATGTGAAAGAAGTGTTATGAATGAGATGTGAAGTGTTATAAATGAGATGTGAAGTGTTATAAATGACCACTtatatgtgaatatatatatatacacacacctTGTACCACTTGATTTCCCATTGCACTTGCAAGGCAACACCAGGGATGAGCCAAGGCCTCTGCTCTTTACACTCAGAAGCAAGATGCAAAGCACTATTTCCATCCTTGTCGAGTTGGCGGAACACACTTTCCTTAAGAATGTTACTGTTGAGAAGGAGATTATAAACCTGTGATTGTCTATTTTCAACAGCCAAAAGCACAACATTCTTGTTATCTGAGTCCACATCTTGGATGGCAACCGGGAACTCCTCCAAAATCTTCTCTATCATTTCAGTCACTCCCATCTTTGCAGCTATTAGTATTGGTGTATGTTGTCTCCCAACTTCACAATTTAATTAATCAGATTCTTAATTAGTTTATGATGCTAGATAATTAATATATATGTTCttaggagaattctcctataggggcttcactttaagccttactgGTAGGGCTCTTCAGTGTTCTCAACTCGTAAACTGTTTTCAGCACGATTTTTGTTTATGATCGTATATATTGCAGTtgtttagagcattctgcaaattttcagaaaattccgaatagtttacaataccgaaaattaggttcaaacatgttttctacgcatataaataaaattagtcacgcgtgcaacatatttgaacctagttttcagtactgtaaactattcataattttctaaaaatcacgtcgatgctctaaatagctacaatatacacggtcaacAAAAAAAATAGCGTCAAAAATTGTTCAAAGGTCAATAATACTGAGAGCTCCACCGGTAGGCTTAAGGTGAATCCTATAGGAGAATTGTCATATATTCTTATATGTGTATAGTTTGTTACTTACCAGCAGTCATGTTGTGATCTGGCTTCCGTTTCTGACTAGATTTCAAGCTTGGAAGCTTTTCTGAATCAGACACAATAGAGTTTGGGTCAAGATTGGGAAATGCAGATTCTTCCTCTATGTCCTCTCCATGATTTTTTTGGTGGGGATCCAATCCAGTGTTGTCATAGAATTTGTAAGAAGTAGAATGCTTGACCAATTCATTCATGGCACGTCTAGCCCACATGTGCAGCTTTTTCTTTCTTTGGATTTTCTTTATTCTCCAAATGCCTACAAAACTCAACACAAGTTTCCCtaaatatattttactttttcCTTTGCATGAATATAAACTACGTACATAATATAGCTTTATTAACTAGTACCACCTATGATACTTCAAGACAACAAAAAATTTCCAGTAATAGTTTTACCATTTCTTTTTTCTCGCATAATGTTATTTTGGTCACTTGATGAGACTATCTCAAAGTGGTGGTTTGGTAACATGAATTAAAATTTCGCACTATTTTCTTGTATTAACACCTATGAATATAATATACGGTTTACACTTTTTTGGACATTGTATTTTATCTCATTACCTATTTGGATcttgtattttaataaattattttttggaccctatgttttgtaaaatagttaaaatagaaccctaaactagggctgtgcagaaatttttacaacccgaataatccgcccaaaccaacccgaaaaaaccgcgcaaaaaacgcaacccgaataaaccgaccaaaatttaaaccgcccaattgttacattgggcgggttgaaaataattatcaacccgcccaattaagaatttattattaatttattatttttaatatattcaaataaatatataaattaattaagttttgttttaatttttttactataaagttaaaatattgttttaagcttaaaaagataaacttcacactattagtactaatatttttttttaaaaattacaaaaatgtaaaaaaaaataccacttttgtttgaaaaaaaattactaaaatgtaaaaaaatattgttttgggtgggttgacccgaccaacccgccaaaaaaaaataccatttcagtttgggcgggttaacccgaccaacccgcccaaattattggacgggttaaaattttttttttcttaattgggtaagttacgggtcacttttgctaacccgattatgatattggacgggtaaaaatgccttgtaacccgaccaacccgcccaatgatcagccctccctaaacccgattttggtcaatattttttcaactaaaatcacaaataatttactaaactaacaattcagaacaaaaataaaatcattctgcttaaaaactgtgttgttatattcaattttttcttcatcaaaattgagtttagggttttattttaactattttacaacacttagggtccaaaaagtaatttgtcaaaacacaggatccaaacaggtaatgtgacaaaacacagggtctaaaaaagcATAAACCCTATAATATATAGGGAAATTGAGCATCATTTTTTGCTAGGGGTGTTCTTATTATCTTTAGCACATTGAGAAATTGtaatccaaattttttttttagtgagAGTTTACATTGTAGTTATACCAGGTATAACataaattttcaggaaattccgaATAATAATGATACTAAAATCATGAGGGTTCAAACAGTGAGTTGCACACATGCATGTTTTGCTTACGTATgtaaaacaaatttttttaatgTTGATTTCAGTaccataaattatttataatttctaTAAAAATTGGTAGAATGTCTCTTGGAACAACAATGTACATcatcataataaaaaaaaattgaattattatttcTCCATGTGCCAAAAACACGAATGCCAAAAACAGGGACGCCCCTAGCGATAGGGGTAAAAGTGACGCCCCTACATTAGAATCTcccaatatatatgtatatatatatactagatacaaacaacgtgcaatatgcacgtttgcttagttttatttatagaatttattaattatttttattaaatttatattaatattatataaatttcaaataaatattatattttaattaaataatttatctatttttgtttaagtttatgtttgttctagtttttaaatttgggactgacaattatatattatatgtttaatgtaatattaaatattatacatgtattttaaatttaggTTTATTGCTAGTTTTTTTCGGTACTTTGAggaattataatttatttttttatatatgacaACGTACGTGATAGTTATAATAGATATGCTgccaattttcagaaaattcttaaTAATTTACAATGTCAAAATCATAgtccaaatagtttattttcCACGCGTATATAAAAAAATCAGATACACGTGTAACTGATTGTTTGAAGTCTGATTTCAGCACCGTAaactattcaaaaaaaaaatttaaattaacaagATGTCTGTTGTAATTATAATGTACTGTCGTagtaaaaaaattgaattataattTCTTAATATAAAACACTTAATAGAAAAAGTGATACTCATATATTTATACACATGTAAAGGTACAATATTACTCACCAATTCCGAGGATGACTAGCATGGACTTCATGACAAGCTTTACAAACAAGACAAGTTTGTCATAATTAGGCGGAAACTGACGATTTTCATCACTTTGTGAGCTATCACCTACAAGAGAATAGCAAACCATTAACTTAATATTCCAAACTAATAAGATCGtgttatacaaaaatatattttttgagaCATATACAATTAATTATAAGTTCACTAAAATGCATGAAAAGTCTCTTCAATTCAGCTGTTGAGGAATCTCTGCAAcataaagtatatatatatatatatatatttatagttacCATGGCTAGAATTTGAAGTGTTTGCCAAAGATGATTCTTCTATACTGTGTTTGGAT
It encodes the following:
- the LOC133815702 gene encoding uncharacterized protein LOC133815702 — its product is MDRSSQRMGEKLKLKLPEYTFFVPPQEVVSVMKGMGSTVRWPEKMKAPTDKWDRSKWCEFHSDHGHLTDECIALRLEVNELLKRGHLTNYLSEKGRLTIEGKKNREPRSQKSPTPDRPPTKKVVNCITGGSEVSGITYSAAKRHARSTTSGEVLHSTNTNIDPNLVISFTSTEATDLLNPHHDALVISINVANCLVKRVLIDNGSSTNILFLNALQGMGIDESNITRCSTMLVGFSGEHKSSIGEIDLPVYAEGVNICVKFLVLECPSAYNIILGRPWIHDMRAVPSTYHQIIRFPTKWGVQEIKGEQKTSRDCYRQALKPGKATL
- the LOC133815703 gene encoding uncharacterized protein LOC133815703 gives rise to the protein MKGQWEEVLRIYEKSQEAQKAKITILEDTALHIAVSVGQTDTALELVGVSKDGILEVENARGNTALHIAAALGNLIVCTHMVMKNPKLVAIRNHNGETPIFLAALHGKKDTFLYLYSKDKEESLVRRNNGDTILHAAITGEYFSLAVGIMKSHPDLADAINENGLSPLHILASKPNAFHSSTRLGLFDRIIYHCLVVDELKEESHDVEAYIAKKTKRRIESLKYPENYKTCINFFGLLLSVFHVLFDKLLMKKWILSLCGLYQPADSQVNKERKKGDEENQDQETTPGTSSPAMSSESKHSIEESSLANTSNSSHGDSSQSDENRQFPPNYDKLVLFVKLVMKSMLVILGIGIWRIKKIQRKKKLHMWARRAMNELVKHSTSYKFYDNTGLDPHQKNHGEDIEEESAFPNLDPNSIVSDSEKLPSLKSSQKRKPDHNMTAVGRQHTPILIAAKMGVTEMIEKILEEFPVAIQDVDSDNKNVVLLAVENRQSQVYNLLLNSNILKESVFRQLDKDGNSALHLASECKEQRPWLIPGVALQVQWEIKWYKFVKHSMPPQFFPRYNMKHEAPKEVFITTHKELIKEGGKWLTKTSESCSLVAALIATVAFTTSTTIPGGVNQETGIPLLIGNFAFDTFSISSLLALCFSITALVFFLSILTSRYDEKDFAMDLPRKLLFGLTSLFASIASMLVSFCDGHIFILTHKLRYVAFPLYAALCFPITYFAFAQLSLYFDLIWAIFKKVPQRSNKAFLH